DNA sequence from the Anaerolineales bacterium genome:
CTGTTGTTTTTCTCCGCGCTGAAGCTGCCGGCTGAGCAATCGCAGATCGCGGACGAGCTCCTGAAAGAGATCGTCGCCCGGCTGGAGTTTTTAATGAACGTCGGACTGCATTACCTCACGCTGGAACGCTCCGCCCCCACGCTGTCCGGCGGGGAAGGCCAGCGCATCCGTCTGGCTTCGCAGATCGGATCCGGCCTGGTCGGCGTGATGTACATCCTCGACGAACCGTCGATCGGATTGCACGCCCGCGACAACCGCCGCCTGCTGGAATCGCTCATCCGTCTGCGGGATTTGGGAAACACGGTAATTGTGGTGGAACACGACCGGGAGACAATCGAAGCCGCCGACCACGTCGTTGATTTCGGACCCGGCGCCGGGTTCCAGGGCGGCCGGATCGTCGCCTCCGGCACCCCTAAGGATTTGGCCGCAGATCCGGATTCCCTTACCGGAAAGTACCTCAGCGGGCGGCTGGTGGTGGCCGCGGGAACCCGGCAATCGGACGCCCCCAACGGCCGCCGCTCCCCCAACGGACATTGGTTGACAATCCGCGGCGCGCGGCACAACAACCTAAAGGGAATCGACGTCAAATTTCCGGTCGGCCTCTTCACTTGCGTCACCGGAGTCTCCGGATCGGGAAAATCCTCCTTGATCGCGGAGACGCTCTATCCCGCGCTCGCCGCCCGCCTGCACGGGGCGTTGCAAAAACCTGGCGCCTTTCGAAAAATCGTGGGCTTGGACCAATTCGACAAGGTGATCGACATCACCCAGGATCCGATCGGCCGGACCCCGCGCTCCAATCCCGCCACCTACATCGGCGTCTATTCGGAGATCCGAGACGTGTTCGCTCAAATCCCGGAGGCCAAAGCCCGGGGGTATTCCTCCGGACGGTTTTCGTTCAACGTCCGCGGCGGACGGTGCGAAGCGTGTCAGGGTCACGGCAAGAAACGGGTGGAGATGCATTTTCTCCCCGATGTGTGGATTCCATGCGACGTCTGCAAAGGGACCCGGTTCAACCGGGAAACTCTGCAAGTGAAATTCAAGGGGCTGTCCGTCTCCGACGTGCTGAAGTTGGATGTCGGCGAGGCGAGGACGTTGTTCGCTGCCTTTCCCGCCATCTCCCGTTTGTTGGGGACTCTCCAGGACGTCGGTTTAGAATACATCAAACTTGGCCAGTCTGCCACCACGCTTTCCGGCGGCGAAGCCCAGCGGGTGAAATTGGCCAAGGAACTCAGCAAGCTTTCCACCGGGCGGACTCTCTACATCCTCGACGAACCGACCACCGGACTGCACTTCGCCGACATCCAGAAGCTGTTGGATGTCCTCCACCACCTGACCGACGCCGGCAATACGGTGATCGTCATCGAGCACAATCTCGATGTCATTAAGACGGCCGATTGGATCATCGATTTGGGGCCCGAGGGCGGGATCCGCGGGGGATCGATCGTCGCTTGCGGAACCCCGGAGGAAATCCGCGGCGTGGAAGGCTCCTACACCGGGATCGCTTTGCGCGCGGTTCCGCTGAGGTGACCCGCGCAAGTTTGCTCATTCCATATTCATAAAGCGTACTCCTGCCTGCGCATCCCCCTCAGGGCGCAGGAGTGTATAAATCATTCTTGACGCCGTCGGAACGGCCGCTTGGTTTTCCTCTACTCAGGCGTGACAAGTCCTGCGCCGCTTCCACTCCCAGGAATTGCATACGCCTCCGGGCAATTGACAGTCGGCGCTTTATCGCGTATACTCGAAACATCTCCCTTTCAGGAGGAATACCGCCATGAGCGGTATGTATCGAGATTGCACGTGAAACCACAAGGCACGGGGCCCTCGGCCCGCGTGCCTTTTTTTTCTTAAGGAGATGCTCATGGATTACGGAATGATCGGAAAAATCGAAAAAGCCAAGCGTTATGCGGAAGAACCCGATCGTTTCCATTTCGACCGCTTTTCCATCGCTTTCCGCGGGGACAACAACAACCATCGAGTCCTTTTCGAGGACGGCCGCTGGACATGTGATTGCGAGTTCTTCCACCTCCGCGGAGTCTGCAGTCACACCATGGCCCTGGAGCGCCTCCTGGAAAAAATGCTTCCGGTATCCTCGGAAGCCTAGCCCGTTTTCCCCACCGCGCGTGATTCCAAGTCCGCGCGGCTTTCCTTTCGTCCACCCCTCTTCGAGAGAGCCGTTCTCCCTGCCCGCAGCCTAGCGTCGTTCCGCCTTCTTCTCGGCCACGATCGCCGCCCTCTGCCCCAACCCCCAGCGGCCGCCCGGTTGTATGCTAGAATTTCTTTCCGGATTTGACCCATGATTCTGCTGATCGTTTTGCTCCTGCTGTCTCTCGGTGCCTTGGCGACGTTTTTTGTGCCGCCCGAAAAGCGGAGCGCGCATATCGCTGTCTCCCTGATCCCCTTGGCGGCTATGGGAATGCTGCTGCTTCCGATCCGGCTTCCCGCTTCCCTTTCGATCGCCTGGTCTCCGCCATCGCTGTTCCCCGATCCCCTCCTCTTTACCGCCGGCCCTTCCGCCGTGGTCTTCGCCGTGTTTTTTTGCGGTTTGTTGCTCCTGATCGAGTGGACTCGCCCGATGCGGCAAAGCCCCGGCCGGACGGCGCGTGCGGTTATCTATTGGTTGGCCGTCTGCGGAATCCTGGCCTGCTTTGCCGCCAATCCTCTGGCGGTGATCCTGGCCTGGGCGTTGATCGACATATCCTCTTTTCTTGCCGTGTTTTTTATGAAAAGCCCCGTGGTTATCGGGATGTCCGGAATCGCGCCTTCGGTGTCTCATGCTATGGGCATTTTTTCCGCCAACATGCTCGGTTCCGTATTCGTGTTCTTCTCGCAATTGGCGGGGTCGGGTTCGCTTGCCGGTTGGAGTCTGGCGGAAATCGCGTCTACTCCAAGCATATCCTCGGTCCTTTTTTTCTGCGGCATCCTCCTCCGCGTGGCGGTCTCCCCGCTTCAATTTTCCGTGTCCCACATCCAAACCCCGTCCACGGGAACGGATGTCTTTTTGCGGGTCGTATCGCCGGCGGCGGGGCTTTGCCTTTTGGCGGGAATTTGGCCAGCGGCGGACTTTTCCACCAGGGGTGTACCCGTTTTTTTTTGGGCGGTCATTCCGCTTTTGGTTCTCCTGCTCGTCGGCGGCTGGCAATGGAGCGCTTCCGTTTCGGCGTACGGACGTAGGGGGGATTTCCTTTACCTGCTGCCCTTGTTCATCCTGCTTTCTGCCGTCATTGCCCCCCGCACGGAAGGGCTATTCCTCGCCGGGGGCGGATTGTTGATCCTGGGCGGCGGGATCCTCCTGCTGTACCTTGGGTTTCTTCCCCACCGGCGGTGGACGGCGGCGTTTCTTGTCCTGCTTGGCTTGTTTTTCTCCGGCGCACCTTTCACTCCGCTTTCGGCTTGGAGTTCGTCCGTGTATCCCGGGTTGTTTTCCTTTTCCGGGTTTCCCGTTCTTCTGGCCTTGGCGGTAAGCCAGATCTTCATCCTGGGCGCCCTCTTCCGCTCGGCTTTCGAATCCGTTGAGACGTTCCCGCCGAACGAGCCGCTGTTCCTGACCGTGTTTTCGATGGGGATGGCGGCCGCATTCTTTCTCCTCTGCTATCCCGGATGGCCCGGTCCGTCGTCCCTTCCTGCGTTCGCCGCTCCGGTACTCCTGCTGCTCGGCGGCGGATCCTGGATGGCGTTGGTCCGTCGCTTTCAACGGACGGAAACATCCCTGTTCCGGTTTCTGGTACAGACGTTGCGCCTGGAAGGCTTGCAGCGCGGCGTATCCCAATTGTTCCGGGGCGTCGCCGGATTTTTCTCCGGAGTCGAGGGCTTTCTGAGCGGCGAAGGCGCCATGCTGTGGTCGCTCGGACTCGCTTTGCTGTTTTATCTGGTGCTTCGGGGAGGCTAGGGTGCAGGGCTTTGTCTCTATCCTCGGCGGCCTTCTGCTCTTCGGCGGCGCTTGCGCGCTGACCCTTTTCCGGTCTTGGAAGCATGTGCTTCCGGCTTTCGCTCTGCAATCCCTGGGGGTTGGCCTGTCGGTCCTTCCGATTGTGGATCCGCCTGTGGCAATCGTTAAAGTCGTTGTCGGGTGGATTGCCGTTTCCTTGCTGGCCGTAACCCTTGCCCGCGAACCTCGCTCTCCCCTTGATGAGAAAACGGCGCCGATAGACCTTTTTTTTCGTTTCTCCCTCCTGTTATTCTTGTTTTCGTCCGTCCTTGCGTTGCTTCCCCAATTCGCAGGCCTTTTCCGCAACCCTCCGGCCGGATTGCTGTTCGTTTCCTGTTTTCTTATCGGGATTGGGTTGTTGAACCTCGGGCTTTCGGAGCACCCGCTCCGTTCTGGCGTCAGCCTGCTCGCTCTCCTGCAAGGATTTGAATTGGGATACCTTTGGATTGAGCAATCCTTGTTGGTGCTTGCCCTTCTGGCCGTTACGGATTTGGCGATAGTCATGACTCTGATCTTCCTATATACGCACGCCCTTTCCCCTTCCTCCGAAGAGGTCGCGCCGTGAACGCGCCGCTGGTTTTTATGGCCGCCCCCTTGGCCGCCGCCGTTCCGTCATATTTCCTTTTTCCGCTTCGACCGAGATCGGTTTCGCTCTGTTCCTCCTTGTTTGCCGCCGGATTGGCTTGGTTGGCGTCCACGGTGCCGCTCGATTCGCCGTGGTCCCTCCTGGGTTTTGCCGTTCCTGTCGACGGATCCTTCTTGTTCCTGGGCCGGCCTTTCATTTTCGATCCCAGCCTGAAGTCGGCCGTCGTCTTTCTTTTCGCCGGCGGTGCGGCTCTGTTTTTGGGCAGCCTGGCCCTTCCACCCAGCCGCGGCATTGTGCCGGTCGGATTGGTCGTTCTCGGCTTGTTTTCCGCCTCCTTGTTCGTCCGACCCTTTCTCTTCGCCGCCTTCTTTCTTTTCCTTTCTGTTCTTTTTCTATCCCTGCTTTTGTCGGATCCCGCCTACCCCGCCCCGCGCGGCGCCGTTCGCTGGATCTGCTACTCGGCGCTCGGCACCATCATCCTCCTCCTGGCGGGTTCGGAGTTGTCGAGTTTGGAAAAACTCCCCGCGGGGGCGGGTGAGTTCCCGCCGCTTCTTTTCCTTCTTGGGCTTGGTTTCGGGTTGATCCTATCGTTTCCCCCGTTCCATTTCTGGCTTCCGGAGGTGGTCGACGATTCGCCCCCCTACAGCGTTTCGGCCATTCTCTCTTTGTACATCGGGGCGGCGGTTTTCTTTCTGCTCCGTTTTTTGGATGGTTTTTCCTGGCTGCGCCAATCTCCGGGAACCAGCCTCATCCTCGTGGTCGGGGGTTCCGGGATGTGCTTTACGGGCGCCCTGTTCTCTTTAATTCAGGAGCGGCTTGGCCGTTGCGTCGGGTACCTCTCGTTGTGCAACCTCGGGGCGATCCTGTTGGCCCTGTCCTTCTCCGATTCGCTTGGGGCTCAGGTTGCGGTTGTCCTTCTGGCCTCACGCGGCTTTTCCCTTCTGGTTTGGGGAATCTCGTTCAACGCCCTCCGTCCCAAGCAGGCCGGGGATCGGATACAGGATTTGTTGGGGGTCGCCGCCGTTAGGCCGTTTGCTTTCTCCGCCGTATTAATTTCGGCCCTTTCGTTGGTCGGCGCCCCCGGGCTTCTTTCTTTTCCGCCGCTGATGGCTCTGTTGCTTTCCAACCAGTCTCATTATGGGCTTTCTTCCCTCGGCGGACTTCTTTCGCTTTCGATCTTTTTTTCAATCGCCTCCGGGTTGTTTTCTCTCTATCGGTTTGCCCGTCCAATGCTGGATTTTGCTGCCGCCACGCAACTCACGGAAGAAAAAAGCAGGCTGCGTCGCAGCTTTTTTCTGGCCGCGCTCTTTATAATGCTTCTGTTTGGGCTTTTCCCACAGTTATATCTTCCCTTCGTGACCACCGCTGCGGCCGCCTTCTTTAATCTATCTGCAATACCTTAGAGTTGGGATGGAATTAGTAGTGATAGTAGGGGCTGTGAATCTGTGGGTATTTACAAAAAAGCAGAAAAATGCGGCTTGATGTAAAGAAGTCCGCTGGAAACCGTGTGGATCGGCAAAAGTAACTTTCTGATTAAAGGGTCAGAACGCGCGTTCTTTTCGTGTCTTAAAATGACCCGTTTTTTGTGAGAATAGCCCAAACCTCCCAGTCCTCTCCCCAAAAACATCTGTTTATCCACAGATTAAGGCCGTTTATCCACAGGCGGGGCTTTGCGCAACAACTCACAGGCCTTGTGGATGCGGAATTTGAGAAAGGCTCATAATTATGAAGAAAATCGGACTTTTCCTTGGTTTTCCACTTATCGTCCACAGCCCCACGGTCGCGAAGTAAATAGGAGGCGTGTTTGAACCCCCGAGCAAAATGGAAGTCGGGTGCCGGCGGATAGCGATTATCTGGAAGAGGGGAATCGCCTGAGACAGGTCCGCGGGCGTGGCGGGCAAATGAATCGATTGAGTTTCCGGGGGCATACCGGCGGGCATTGGATCGCCCCAACAACCGGAAGGCAAAAGACCCCGGGGACTGTCCCGGGGTCCAAAAAAAATAAACGCGGAAAAAATCAGGCAGTGATTGTGGGTTGGTACAGTTGCTGGCGGATGGACATAATTTGCCGGCGGAGTTTGTCGTCTTGTTCCATCAGGTCGTTGATCTTATCGCAGCCGTACATCACGGTAGTGTGATCGCGTCCGCCCATGGCGTTTCCGATTTCCGGCAGGGAGGCGTTGGTCTCCTCGCGGATCAGGTACATAGCGACCTGCCGGGGAAGCACCACGTCTTTTGAGCGTTCCCGGCCAAGGAGTTTATCCCTTTCGATGCCGAATTGCCCCGCAACCGCGTCGATGATAGCGGTCGGTGCGATGCGCCTGTTTTTCGGGAGCATATCCGATAAGGCCGATTCGACAAGTTCCGGCCCTACGGGAATGCCGCCCAAATCGGAAAGCGCCAAAACGCGGATCAGTGCCCCTTCCAACTCACGGATGTTGCTTTGGACTCTGCGGGCGATCAGCTCGAGGATCTCCGGAGGCATTGTCCTGCCGGCTCGTTCCGCTTTCGATCGCAGGATGGCCATCCGGGTCTCGATATCGGGCGGCTGGATGTCGGCCGTCAGACCCCATTCAAACCGCGACCGAAGGCGCTCCTCCAGAGTTACCATCGCCTTAGGCGGGCGGTCCGAAGAAAGCACAAGCTGGCGGTTCTGGCCGTGCAATGCATTGAACGTGTGGAAAAACTCCTCCTGGGTTGATTCTTTCCCGGCGATGAACTGCACGTCGTCGATGAGCAGGACGTCGATGCGGCGGTATTTTTCCCGGAAGGCGTCGGTGGTATGGGAACGGATCGAGTTGATCAGGTCGTTGGTGAAATCTTCGGAAGTGACGTACAGCACCATGAGTCCGTGTTCGATGCAAGAATTTCCGATCGCGTGCAGCAGATGGGTCTTCCCCAGCCCCACCCCGCCGTAAAGAAAAAGCGGGTTATAGGCTTGGGCCGGATTATCGGCGACAGCCAGGCTGGCGGCATGCGCCAAGCGGTTGCTGTTCCCGACCACGAAGGAGGAAAAAGTATACCGGGGGTTGAGGTTGTTGCCGGTTGGGCGGATGGGGATGGTGATCGGCACTCCTTCGTCCGACGCCGGAGCCGCCGTTCCCTCCTCCACGGATTCCGCCTCTTCCGTGCTTTCGGGTTTTCCAACTTCGAATTTCACTTCAACGGGTTGGCCCCAAATCCCGGTGAGGATTTTTCTGGCCAGTCCCGTCAAGCGGTCTTCCAGCCAATCCCGCGCGTATCCGTTGGAGACGCCGATGGTGAAAACGCCGTTTTCATAGCAGAGGAACCGGGCGTCGCGCACCCACGTATCATACGTCGCCTTGTTCATTTCCAGCTGGAATTGACCGAGTGCCGCCTGCCACGCTTGTTCCGGATTCATATCTTCGGGCTCCGTCGTGGTGTTTACTGCGGATGGATTTCGGATTGCGGTGTTGCGCTGTTTGGGAGATACAACTGATGCGCATTCTAGCAGACTTGCATGGGTCTGACAACAACCCATTCGGTGCATAAGCCGGTTTCCACAAACCTTTAAGGTTCAGTTTTCTTAAACCGAAGGAGGGACGAATCCGCGGAGAGCGAACCCAAGAGAATTCCCGGAGCCGTAGCAAGGCCGAAATGGCGCGGTTTTTTCGATGCTTTTTATTCCGACCAAAGACGGAGACAATCGCCGCACGAGACATTAAATTTTTTTTTGCGCAGAATCTCGTTTTCCAGGGAAAAAACCGGATTTATCCCGCGTTCTCCACAGGCGGATCGTGGAAAATGGGGAAAACAAACTGGTGCGGTATAATCCCGCCATGCCGCTGACACGCAAAGAAGTGGAACACATTGCCGCGTTGGCCCACCTCCAATTGTCCACGGAAGAAGTGGAGAAATTCTGCCAGCAATTGACCAGTATTCTGGAATATGCGGATCGACTGCGGCAGGTGGAAACGGCATCCATCTCTCCCACGACGACGGTGCTTCCCCTGCGTTCGGTTCTCCGGGACGATTCGGTGGGAGAATCCCTCGACCGGGACGACGGGTTGGCCAATGCGCCGGAACAAGAACGGCACATGTTCCGGATTCCACCCGTATTCGACTGATCCGGCGGCCGTCAATGAATCCCCTTGACCTCACACTACGGCAGGCGGCGGCTTCCCTCCGCAACGGAACGTTGAGCAGTGCGGAACTCTTGGATTGCGTCCGCAAGCGGGCGGAACAGGCGAATCCGAAAATTCATGCCTATCTGCAAACAGCGGATGGAGAAGCGGAGGAAGCGGCCCGAGAAGCGGATGCAAAGTGGGCTGCGTTCCGAAAGGGAGGCGAGGCTCCGGGCCTGCTGTGCGGAATTCCTCTCGCGGTGAAGGACGTCCTCTGCATTAAGGGATACCGATGCACGTGCGGCTCGAAGATTCTCGAAAATTTCGTCCCGCCGTACACGGCCACGGCCGTTCACCGGCTGGTGGCTGCGGGAGCGATCCCCTTGGGGAAGACCAACACAGACGAATTTGCCATGGGATCCTCCACAGAGAATTCCGCCTATGGATACACCCGCAATCCATGGGATCCAGACCGGGTTCCCGGCGGGTCCAGCGGCGGAAGCGCCGCGGCCGTAGCGGCCCGGATGGCGCCCGCCGCCCTTGGCACCGATACCGGCGGGAGCGTCCGGCAGCCCGCTGCCTATTGCGGCGTGGTCGGATTAAAACCTTCTTACGGACGGGTATCCCGATACGGATTAATCGCCTTTGGTTCGTCTTTGGATTGCGTCGGCGTCCTTTCGCAGACGGTCGAAGACGCGGCTTTCCTGTTGGAGGTCATGGCCGGTTACGACCCGTTGGATTCCACCGCTCTTCCGGATCCGGTTCCAGGATACTGCGGATCGATGAGTGGAGAACCGGATTTGCACGGCTTGCGGGTCGGGGTGCCGAAAGAATATTTCCCCCCCGGCATCCAACCCGATGTCGATCGGTCTGTCCGCGAGGCGATCGCCGTTCTGCAATCCCTGGGAGCGGACATCCGGGAGGTGTCGCTGCCCAACACGGAGTTCGCGCTTCCGGTGTACTACATCGTGGCGCCGGCGGAGGCTTCCGCAAATTTGGCCCGCTACGACGGCGTGCGTTTCGGACTGCGGAAGGAAGCCCAAGGATTGCGCGATCTGTACGAGCGCACGCGCGGTGCGGGATTCGGGCCTGAGGTGAAGCGGCGGATTATGCTGGGGACCTACGCCCTCTCGGCCGGATACTACGACGCCTACTACGGACAGGCGCAGAAAGTCCGGACGTTGATCAAGGCTGATTTCGACAACGCCTTCCGATCGGTCGACATCATCGCCTCGCCCGTTACGCCAACAACCGCCTTCCGTATTGGAGAGAAAGTGGATGACCCGCTTTCCATGTACATGGAGGATCTACTCACCCTGCCGGCCAGCTTGGCGGGTATTCCGGGGATGTCGATCCCATGCGGTCGGGATTCCACAGGACTCCCCATCGGCTTGCAGCTCAGCGGGCCGTTTTTGGGTGAAGAGACCCTTGTGCGGGTCGGATGGGCGTTCCAGCAGGCAACCCGTTGGCACATGGAGGCACCCAGCCTATGAAAGTCATCCTGCCGATGGCCGGCTTCGGGACTCGCCTGAGGCCGCTTACGTGGAGCAAGCCCAAACCCCTGGTTCAAGTTGCGGGAAAGGCGATCCTGGGGCACGTGCTGGACATGTTCTGCCGCCTTCCGGACCTGGAGGAAGCGGTTTTCATCGTCGGCTTCCTGGGCGACCAGGTCCAGGAATACGTTCATCGGACCTATCCGGACCTCAAGGCCCACTACGTCGAGCAAAAAGACATGCTCGGCCAATCGCAAGCTCTGTGGCTGGCCCGGGCACATCTGGAAGGGCCGGTTCTGATCTCCTTCGTCGACACTCTGATGGATACGGATTTCACCCGGGCGGTAAAAAACCGGAAACACGCCGCGGCCTGGGTGAAACAGGTCGAGGACCCGCGCCGCTTCGGTGTGGCGACGCTCGGCAAGGACGGCCGGGTGGAGCGT
Encoded proteins:
- the uvrA gene encoding excinuclease ABC subunit UvrA; translation: MPVHESNCITIRGAREHNLKNIQIVLPRDKFIVFTGVSGSGKSSLAFDTLYAEGQRRYVESLSAYARQFLGQMEKPHVDYIGGLSPAIAIEQKAVSKNPRSTVGTVTEISDYLRVLFARAGTPYCPKCGRPVTRQTSTQIVDQILALRPGTKIMLLAPVVRKRKGAHEDILLEAKASGFQRARVNGVVTELDQTIRLAKTRKHDIEVVIDRLVIPAEDNADFRSRLADSVETTLRVGGGTVLVFTGTLRELEMSEQNACPHCGISFPELTPPMFSFNSPLGMCPECNGLGQKFSFDPEKFVFPEKSISDGAIRAWGPIRTSKSARVIAVNYARHYKFSLDTPWKNLPEKVKKGLLFGDPRVRVRWEWGNDRGGQGSWESTYEGIIPATARRYHQTHSEGMREWYSQFMSYQDCPVCRGSRLRPEATAVRFAGKTIVDVHALSIGEALLFFSALKLPAEQSQIADELLKEIVARLEFLMNVGLHYLTLERSAPTLSGGEGQRIRLASQIGSGLVGVMYILDEPSIGLHARDNRRLLESLIRLRDLGNTVIVVEHDRETIEAADHVVDFGPGAGFQGGRIVASGTPKDLAADPDSLTGKYLSGRLVVAAGTRQSDAPNGRRSPNGHWLTIRGARHNNLKGIDVKFPVGLFTCVTGVSGSGKSSLIAETLYPALAARLHGALQKPGAFRKIVGLDQFDKVIDITQDPIGRTPRSNPATYIGVYSEIRDVFAQIPEAKARGYSSGRFSFNVRGGRCEACQGHGKKRVEMHFLPDVWIPCDVCKGTRFNRETLQVKFKGLSVSDVLKLDVGEARTLFAAFPAISRLLGTLQDVGLEYIKLGQSATTLSGGEAQRVKLAKELSKLSTGRTLYILDEPTTGLHFADIQKLLDVLHHLTDAGNTVIVIEHNLDVIKTADWIIDLGPEGGIRGGSIVACGTPEEIRGVEGSYTGIALRAVPLR
- the dnaA gene encoding chromosomal replication initiator protein DnaA, whose product is MNPEQAWQAALGQFQLEMNKATYDTWVRDARFLCYENGVFTIGVSNGYARDWLEDRLTGLARKILTGIWGQPVEVKFEVGKPESTEEAESVEEGTAAPASDEGVPITIPIRPTGNNLNPRYTFSSFVVGNSNRLAHAASLAVADNPAQAYNPLFLYGGVGLGKTHLLHAIGNSCIEHGLMVLYVTSEDFTNDLINSIRSHTTDAFREKYRRIDVLLIDDVQFIAGKESTQEEFFHTFNALHGQNRQLVLSSDRPPKAMVTLEERLRSRFEWGLTADIQPPDIETRMAILRSKAERAGRTMPPEILELIARRVQSNIRELEGALIRVLALSDLGGIPVGPELVESALSDMLPKNRRIAPTAIIDAVAGQFGIERDKLLGRERSKDVVLPRQVAMYLIREETNASLPEIGNAMGGRDHTTVMYGCDKINDLMEQDDKLRRQIMSIRQQLYQPTITA
- the gatC gene encoding Asp-tRNA(Asn)/Glu-tRNA(Gln) amidotransferase subunit GatC, whose product is MRYNPAMPLTRKEVEHIAALAHLQLSTEEVEKFCQQLTSILEYADRLRQVETASISPTTTVLPLRSVLRDDSVGESLDRDDGLANAPEQERHMFRIPPVFD
- the gatA gene encoding Asp-tRNA(Asn)/Glu-tRNA(Gln) amidotransferase subunit GatA, which produces MNPLDLTLRQAAASLRNGTLSSAELLDCVRKRAEQANPKIHAYLQTADGEAEEAAREADAKWAAFRKGGEAPGLLCGIPLAVKDVLCIKGYRCTCGSKILENFVPPYTATAVHRLVAAGAIPLGKTNTDEFAMGSSTENSAYGYTRNPWDPDRVPGGSSGGSAAAVAARMAPAALGTDTGGSVRQPAAYCGVVGLKPSYGRVSRYGLIAFGSSLDCVGVLSQTVEDAAFLLEVMAGYDPLDSTALPDPVPGYCGSMSGEPDLHGLRVGVPKEYFPPGIQPDVDRSVREAIAVLQSLGADIREVSLPNTEFALPVYYIVAPAEASANLARYDGVRFGLRKEAQGLRDLYERTRGAGFGPEVKRRIMLGTYALSAGYYDAYYGQAQKVRTLIKADFDNAFRSVDIIASPVTPTTAFRIGEKVDDPLSMYMEDLLTLPASLAGIPGMSIPCGRDSTGLPIGLQLSGPFLGEETLVRVGWAFQQATRWHMEAPSL